The following DNA comes from Streptomyces sp. Ag109_O5-10.
GGCGCCCATCACACTGGACCAGTACCGGGCGCTGTACTGCGTGCCGGTGCCGAAGTTCTACGAGCGGCTGATGGGGCGGCTGCCGACGGAGGCCGAGTGGGAGGTCATGGACGTGATCTTTCACCGGTACTACGCCGAGCACCGCGTCAGGTGCGGGCTGACCGAAGGGGCGGCCGAGCTGCTGGCGGGGTGGCGTTCGGCGGGGCGCAGCCAGTCGCTGCTGAGCATGTATGCGCATGACGAACTGGTCCCTTTGGTGCGCGGGTTCGGGATCGAGCCGCACTTCATACGGGTGGACGGTCGGGTCGGACCGTCGGGGGGCAGCAAGGCCGAGCACATGGTGCGGCATCTGCGGCAGCTGGCGGATGTGCGGCCGGGTCGGACCGTGGTGATCGGGGACGCGGCGGACGACGCGGTGGCGGCGCGGGCGGCGGGGGCGAAGGCGGTGCTGTACACCGGCGGGTCGCACGGCAGGGCGAGCCTCGAGCAGGCCGGAGTGCCGGTCGTGGACTCGCTGGCGGAGGCCGTTGAGGAGGCGGAGCGCCTGGTGGCGTGAGCCTGTGCCGGTGGGCTGGGGCCGGGGGGTGGGGACGCTTACCGGCGCTTGCAGGGTGCCGGCCGCGCCCACCCTCCCCCACTCTCGGCTTCGCTCGAGCGGGGGACCCCCGTCGCCCCAGCGGCACGACTGCCCGCGGCTGGATGGACGCGGCCGGGCAGCGCGCCCCAAAGGGGCGCGGGGAACTGCGCGAGCAGCCCCCACGCGTCCGCACCATTACCATCGGTTTTCAGCCACCCCCCAACCCCCACATCAACCGAGCAGGCGCGGCGCCCCTGTGCAGAACGTCAAAGTTCCACCCCCTGTTTTGTACACATACGGCTCATGACGGCCCCCCGGTCGGGAGCGATAGCCTTGGTGGCGTGATCAGCGCGATAGTTCGCGGGGGCATCGGTGCCCCTGCCCTGCGCCCGGTGAGCACGGAACACCTCCGTGACCGGGTGGCGGTCGCTGGTCTCCCCGGGCGGAGGGCGCCGAAGGCGGCCCAGGCAGGAGCGCTGCCGAGAGCAGCATCACACCTGCGGAGCGGCTCAAATATGGCTCAATACCCCCCGCTCGTCTCACCTTGCGGCATAGCGTCGGAGCAGACCGGAGACCCCGGCCGTGGCGTCGAGCCGCAGGGGGAAGAGCCCGTACTTCCTTCTACGTCACGCAATGGCGCGCGACAGGAGCCAGAGGACAATGCAGACCAAGCTGGACGAAGCCAAGGCCGAGCTGCTCGATCGGGCCGCCCGGGTAGCTGAGAACAGCCCGGCCGGGGGGCACCTACCGACTGGGACGACGGGAGAGGCGGATCAGGAGTCCGTCTTTGCGTTCCTCCAGCGCTACTACCTGCACACCGCACCGGAGGACCTGGCCGACCGCGACCCGGTCGACGTCTTCGGCGCGGCCGTCTCGCACTACCGCCTCGCCGAGACCCGCCCGCAGGGCACCGCGAACGTCCGGGTCCACACCCCGACCGTCGAGGAGAACGGGTGGACCTGCACCCACACCGTGGTGGAGGTCGTCACCGACGACATGCCCTTCCTCGTGGACTCGGTCACCAATGAGCTGACCCGGCAGGGGCGCGGGATCCACGTCGTCATCCACCCCCAGATCGCCGTCCGCCGCGACCTCACCGGCAACATGATCGAGGTGCTCCCCACCCCGGCCATGGGCGAGGAACTGCCGCACGACACGTACACCGAGTCCTGGATCCACGTCGAGATCGACCGCGAGACCGACCGCTCCGACCTCAAGCAGATCACCGCCGACCTGCTGCGCGTGCTGTCCGACGTCCGTGAGGCCGTCGAGGACTGGGAGAAGATGCGGGAGGCGGCCGTCCGCGTCGCCGAGAACCTCGGCGAGGAGCCGGTCCCGGCCGACCTGCCGCGCCCCGAGGTCGAGGAGGCCCGCGAGCTGCTGCGCTGGCTGGCCGACGACCACTTCACCTTCCTCGGCTTCCGCGAGTACCAGCTGCGCGAGGACGACTCGCTGGCCGCCGTGCCCGGCACCGGCCTGGGCATCCTGCGCTCCGACCCGCAGCACGCCGGTCAGGAGGGCCACCCGGTCAGCCCCTCCTTCGAGCGGCTCCCCGCCGACGCGCGCGCCAAGGCCCGTGAGCACAAGCTCCTCGTCCTGACCAAGGCGAACAGCCGGGCCACCGTGCACCGGCCGTCGTACCTGGACTACGTCGGCGTCAAGAAGTTCGACGCGGACGGCAACGTGGTGGGTGAGCGGCGCTTCCTGGGCCTGTTCTCGTCCGCCGCCTACACCGAGTCGGTGCGCCGGGTGCCGGTCATCCGCCGCAAGGTCGAAGAGGTGCTGGAGCGGGCGGGCTTCTCGCCCAACAGCCACGACGGCCGCGACCTGATGCAGATCATGGAGACCTACCCGCGCGACGACATGTTCCAGACCCCGGTCCCGGAGCTGGAGTCGATCGTCACGAGCGTGCTCTACCTCCAGGAGCGCCGCCGGCTGCGGCTGTACCTGCGCCAGGACGAGTACGGCCGCTACTACTCGGCCCTCGTCTACCTCCCGCGCGACCGCTACACCACCGGCGTCCGGCTGCGGATCATCGACATCCTGAAGGAGGAGCTCGGCGGCACCAGCGTCGACTTCACCGCCTGGAACACCGAGTCGATCCTCTCCCGGCTGCACTTCGTCGTCCGTGTCCCGCAGGGCACCGAGCTGCCCGAGCTGTCCGACGCCGACAAGGACCGCATCGAGGCCCGCCTGGTCGAGGCGGCCCGCTCCTGGTCGGACGCCTTCGCCGAGGCGCTCAACGCCGAGTGCGGCGAGGAGCGCGCGGCCGAGCTGCAGCGCCGCTACACCAACTCCTTCCCCGAGGGCTACAAGGCCGACCACACCCCGCGCGCGGCGGTCGCCGACCTGGTCCGCCTGGAGCGGCTCACCGAGGAACCGGGCAACGACTTCGCCCTCAGCCTCTACGAGCCGGTCGGCGCCGCCCCCGGCGAGCGCCGCTTCAAGATCTACCGCAAGGGCGCGGCGATCTCCCTGTCGGCCGTGCTGCCGGTCCTGAGCCGGCTGGGCGTCGAGGTGACGGACGAGCGGCCGTACGAGCTGCGCTGCTCGGACCGGACGACCGCGTGGATCTACGACTTCGGGCTGCGCATGCCGAAGGTGTCCGGCGGCGGCAACGGCGACTACCTGGGCGACGACGGCCGTGAGCGCTTCCAGGACGCGTTCGCGGCGACGTGGACCGGCCAGGCGGAGAACGACGGCTTCAACGCCCTGGTGCTGAGCGCCGGCCTGAGCTGGCGGCAGGCGATGGTGCTGCGGGCGTACGCCAAGTACCTGCGGCAGGCCGGTTCCACGTTCTCCCAGGACTACATGGAGACCACCCTCCGCAACAACGTCCACACCACCCGGCTGCTCGTCTCCCTGTTCGAGGCGCGGATGTCGCCGGACCGGCAGAAGGCCGGCCTGGAGATCACCGACGCCCTCCTGGAAGAGCTGGACGCGGCCCTCGACCAGGTGGCGAGCCTGGACGAGGACCGCATCCTGCGTTCCTTCCTGACCGTCATC
Coding sequences within:
- a CDS encoding HAD family hydrolase, which codes for MGKHESAHIVWDWNGTLFHDNDAIIGATNAASAELGLAPITLDQYRALYCVPVPKFYERLMGRLPTEAEWEVMDVIFHRYYAEHRVRCGLTEGAAELLAGWRSAGRSQSLLSMYAHDELVPLVRGFGIEPHFIRVDGRVGPSGGSKAEHMVRHLRQLADVRPGRTVVIGDAADDAVAARAAGAKAVLYTGGSHGRASLEQAGVPVVDSLAEAVEEAERLVA